Below is a genomic region from Eupeodes corollae chromosome 1, idEupCoro1.1, whole genome shotgun sequence.
CGTGTCAAATATTAATTCATTAATCATCTTAGGTACTGATCTTTGCGAAACCTTCAATTTATGGGACCATCCGATCAGTGCACTTTGCAGTCGAATCATTCATCCTTCAGACAACAAAAACAGAAGTAGatcttcatttaaaacaaaattcaacactGTCCATTGAAGATGAACTCTAGTGACTTCAAGACCGTAATGTCATATCCCCAGTTGATTATTCAGACTGGGCAGCACCTATTGTGGTCGTCAAAAGAGCATCTGGAGGCATTTAATTATGCGGAGACATCTAATCTGGTCTATAAATCAATCACTGGAGTCCCATCAGTACCATCTTCCTTTGACTGAaaagattttttcgaaaattgccAACAGCCTATTCTACACACACATCGACTTGTCAGATGCGTATCTCCAGATCTCCGCCACACCTCAATCCAGAAAGCTACTCACCATCAACACCCACAAGGGGTTATTCACTTTCAAAAGGCTTGCGTCTGGAGTCAAAACTGCGCCAGGAGCTTTTCAACAGTTGATGGACGCAATCCTCACGTGAAGTAGATGGAGTAGCAGCATATCTTGACGACATTGTGGTTAGTGGAAAAGACTTGGATGACCATATGCTGAAATTAAACCAAGTCCTTGAACGGCTTTTGGACTATAACTTCTATATAgttattataaaattcatattattcatattcatattaatATATTCAAATTGTCTGAGGAGTGTGAAAAATCGTTTTCTAAATTCAAGTCCATTCTCGCTTCTGATCTTATGCTCACTCATTATGTATAATCTAGCATAGCCTATAAAAGTCGTAGAAGATGGATCAAATTTTGGAATGGGGTCATGCATCGTACACATTTTTCCGAATGGTGATGAGAAACTCATCTCACATGCAGCCAGACCCTTGACTTCAGCTGAGGCCAGCTATAGTCAAATAGAAAGAGAAGCAGCAGCACTCATCTTTGCCGTTAAGAAATTTCACAGGATGATTTTTGGACCTAAGTTTCTGCTTCTCACCGATCATAAGCTTCTACTAGCAATATTCGGTAGTAAGAAAGGCATACCAATTTACACCGCCAACAGGCTACAGAGGTGGGCGTTAACGTTTATGATGTATGATTTCGATATCAAATATATTTCAACAAATGAATTTGGATTCGTCGAAGTATTATCACGTTTAAGCAACACCAAAACAAATTTGGACGAAGATAACGTCATAGCTTCAACAATATttgaatatgattttaaaagtaatctGCTTGACACAATCAACACGCTTCCaataaacttcaaaatgatACAACAAGCAACATCAAATTGTAAAATCCTACAAGCAGTCATCAAGAACCTGGCGTCTAGATGGAAGTACCCTATATCACCACAAATTTCACCATATTATGCCAGGAGAGAAGGATTAGCTGCCGTCGATGGATGCATAATGTTTAAAGACTGCATAATCATATCAGCGTGTTTTCAAAAGAGAATTTTGCGACAACTTCATCGAGGTCATCCGGGTATTGACAAAATGAAAACCGTTGCAAGATGTCATGTATATTGGCCAGTAATCGACGAAGACATTACATCATTTGTGCATCAATGCCATGCCTGTGCCAGTGCAGCAGTCTCCTGAAAAACAACTCTCGAATCATGGCCAAAAACAACATCTCCAATTGATCGCATTCACATCGACATTGCGGGCCCTTATGACGGAACATACTATTTTGTCATTGTGGATTCGTATTCAAAGTGGTTGGAAGTTCTTCAAGTCAGTACCATTACATTTAGCATGATGATAACTAAATTGAGTGAATTATTTTTTCGATATGGTGATTGTAAACAACTAGTTTCGAACAGTGGAATTCAATTCATTAGTGCTGAATTTCAAAGCTTCATCAAATCACGTGGAATCCAACACTTACGAACTACTCATCCACAAACGAACGGCCAGGTAGAACGTTTCGTGGATACTCTAAAGCgatcgttaaaaaaaataaagcaggAAGGAACAAGTCAGCAGAAACTTGAAACATTCCTACAGACTTATCGTTCTACACCTAATCAGAATTTGACTAATTTTAAATCGCCAGCAGAAGCATTCCTTAGTCGTAAAATAAGAACTTCGTTGGATTTACTTAAGCGAAAAGAAAATCCTCCTACAACACGTAACGAAAAACAGAATATCCAGTACAATAAACATCATGGTGCCAAGGACATTTCACTGCAGGTGATAGTGTCTATGCCAAAATTGATCGCAATAACAAAGAATACTGTTTGCTAGGAACCATCATCGAGCGTAAAGGAACCGTCAACTACAATGTCCTTATAAATgacggaaataaaaaaaacttataaggtCTCAtagaaatcaaatcaaaaatcgaTATTTTCCAAGCATCGAAAAGAACTCAACAAACCTGTTTCTCGAGTTAATGGATATGTTTGGAGTAAATAAACAACCTAATTTTTTACAAGATATTCCACAAATAGTCAATGAGGATTTGGATCCAGATGTCAGGGCTGACTTTGAAGATACTGTCGATCAACTTCAGAAACTTCTGAATTTTTGGGTTTTCCTTCAAGATCCCACACTCCTGAACCAAGACCAGTAACTTCATCAGGACGAACTGTCCATGCACCTTCTTTGGATGAATGACTATGATACCTCTTAAGAGAAGGAGGTGTTGGAGTAATAAGAAATACATCATTTGACAACTAGATGTCTTAACTTAAAAACCACCCTATCTATACTTCAGTTGGCTGGTCTGATTCTAGACTCACTCAACTTTCGTATTAGCCAAACTTCTATTAtacttttgtttactttttataatcacctttttaaattaattataaataaaactgcttttaatttattttaattgataaaactttatttatttgtatgtcacTCTCGGACTTacagttcaattttatttaaagtcttgTGTAAAGGTGTTCTTTGTAATATTAGAAAAAGAATGAGGACTTTTTCTTTATGGATACCAAATACAACTTATGATGGACTAGTAACCTTTGTACtagattttttgtatatacaaatattattggTACTTTCTGCAGGTAAAAGAAAGGCAAGTAAGGTTCCAAGTTTGACATTATTGAcacctgaaaaattttgagttcAATTACACATACGTCACAGTGTATGATTACTTTAGGACCTAAAGTAACAATTTAATGTATGAGCAGTAGGACCACCATTATGGGTTAGCACTGAAGTGAAAATAATGAATAATCATTATTGCCTTTTTGGAAATATCTATACAGAGGAGGAATCAATAAAACAGATAAACTAAACCCCACTATGAAGTCTTAACCTCTGCTTTAGggggaaatttaaaatttttcaaaagtaggATATTCATGGAAAATTTGCATAAGATTTCTTTTCTACGCTAACTAACGTTGcgtggcgtcgtcgtcgtcgtcgtgctgCACGAAAATCTCTTTTAACCTTCGAAACGTGACATGTAGTTTCCAATAATGAGAAAGCCACAAGCATTTTAGATATTTCAGAATTAATGCGCGGTAACAAAACGCGGGGGATATGCAAAAGAGAAAGAAGTCTGCACGCGCAAATATGCTTAGAATTtgtctatcaatttttactttattttcttcaaGCCATAAATGTGAGGTTTTCACTCGATCATCGGATCATCGTTTATAGGAGCTGCGATAGTAGGTAATATAGGTAACTATCAATTGAACACACCATTAATATTATTatctgcttttttttttgttttttgttgtgtgCTTCTTGGTGTTAAGCATCCAGGTTTTATAGAGCTCTCAATAATGTTGTGAAGGAAAAAACGTGACTTTGAAATTTGTTCTACAATGTAcacgaatattttaaaattaatattttgttttgtgccgACACACGGTGCCGATACCAATTTTTGGATAGGTTATCTTAACCAAAATATGAGAAGGTATAGTTTCGGCAGATTGCGCATCATCTTAAACAGGATGTGACACCGCAGGGAaacaatattaaacattttaaaatcaatttaagtttTCTAGATGATAAAAAGGTTTCCTAGTCTGTGGGCCAACCATAACGGATAGAAAGATCTGTGACAGATATATGGGATACAAAATATTGGCTAAATGCTTGCTACGGTTAAGGTGATATTTCTCTCTTTGATTGGCCAATTTACTTGAAGGGCAACTAATTGATATCACGGCTTGCGATAACACGGTCACTAAATTTCCTGAGCAGAAGAGCCATAATAAAGTTGGCAGGTGTTGCAATTGAAAGCGTCTTTCCAGATATCTTCTTGCTATACATACTCAATTTCTGGCTGAAAACAATCCCTTATCGTACCTAGCTTGCTAACGAATAAGGTCGATTATTCTGACCAAAGAATTCACAAAGAATGGTAAAATGTCAGATAAAGTTGGACATGGGTGATTGCTTAAAACTTGGTTTAGGTCAGCAATGCAGCTTTCTTGCCATGTTGAAGTTCTTGCTTTACAAGTTAGgcggagatcttacaaagtgcgaaaattggagag
It encodes:
- the LOC129942491 gene encoding uncharacterized protein K02A2.6-like, encoding MGSCIVHIFPNGDEKLISHAARPLTSAEASYSQIEREAAALIFAVKKFHRMIFGPKFLLLTDHKLLLAIFGSKKGIPIYTANRLQRWALTFMMYDFDIKYISTNEFGFVEVLSRLSNTKTNLDEDNVIASTIFEYDFKSNLLDTINTLPINFKMIQQATSNCKILQAVIKNLASRWKYPISPQISPYYARREGLAAVDGCIMFKDCIIISACFQKRILRQLHRGHPGIDKMKTVARCHVYWPVIDEDITSFVHQCHACASAAVS
- the LOC129942501 gene encoding uncharacterized protein K02A2.6-like, whose amino-acid sequence is MITKLSELFFRYGDCKQLVSNSGIQFISAEFQSFIKSRGIQHLRTTHPQTNGQVERFVDTLKRSLKKIKQEGTSQQKLETFLQTYRSTPNQNLTNFKSPAEAFLSRKIRTSLDLLKRKENPPTTRNEKQNIQYNKHHGAKDISLQVIVSMPKLIAITKNTVC